One Alkalicoccus halolimnae DNA segment encodes these proteins:
- a CDS encoding MIP/aquaporin family protein, which yields MSPFWGEVIGTMILIIFGGGVVAGVVLKDSKAAAGGWIVITAGWGLGVALAIYAVGNISGAHINPAVTIGLATIGEFPWSSVPSYIAAQVLGAMIGASLVYFQYSAHFKKTEDEGAKLAVFSTSPAIKHTPSNVFSEVLGTFVLVLGILFIGANTFTDGLNPLIVGLLIMAIGLSLGGTTGYAINPARDLGPRIVHALMPFKGKGSSEWSYSWVPIVGPVIGGGLGGMFYAAMFEGILHPLLWVFLALFAGVMVYSFMMEKKQGDEKDKKFVYPSFKGKKA from the coding sequence ATGTCGCCGTTCTGGGGAGAAGTAATTGGCACAATGATTCTCATTATTTTTGGTGGCGGGGTAGTGGCGGGGGTCGTTTTAAAGGATTCAAAGGCAGCAGCGGGCGGCTGGATCGTTATTACGGCTGGGTGGGGTCTTGGAGTAGCGCTTGCGATTTATGCTGTCGGAAACATCAGCGGTGCACACATTAACCCGGCGGTAACAATTGGTCTTGCAACTATCGGAGAATTTCCATGGAGCTCCGTTCCGAGCTATATCGCAGCTCAGGTACTCGGGGCAATGATTGGTGCCTCGCTTGTTTATTTCCAGTATTCTGCTCATTTCAAGAAAACGGAAGATGAAGGAGCTAAGCTTGCCGTCTTTTCCACGAGTCCGGCTATAAAACATACTCCTTCCAACGTCTTCAGTGAGGTTCTCGGCACGTTCGTTCTCGTATTGGGAATTTTGTTTATCGGTGCAAACACCTTTACAGACGGATTGAACCCTCTGATTGTCGGGCTTCTAATTATGGCAATCGGGCTGTCTCTTGGCGGAACGACCGGTTATGCCATCAACCCTGCGCGTGATCTGGGACCTAGAATTGTGCATGCATTAATGCCGTTCAAAGGTAAGGGATCTTCGGAATGGTCGTATTCCTGGGTTCCAATTGTAGGTCCTGTCATCGGCGGCGGTCTCGGCGGTATGTTTTACGCTGCTATGTTTGAAGGCATTCTCCATCCGCTGTTATGGGTGTTCCTAGCTCTGTTTGCTGGAGTTATGGTGTATTCCTTTATGATGGAGAAGAAGCAGGGAGATGAAAAAGATAAAAAATTCGTGTATCCTAGTTTTAAGGGAAAAAAAGCCTAA